Part of the Elusimicrobiota bacterium genome is shown below.
CAAGAAGGTCCGCAACGAGACGCGCATCGTCGGCGGCATCGCGTCGATCGGCGGCGCGGCGGCGATGATGGCGCGCAGCATTTTTTCCGATCTCAAGGAGCGCGTGGTGGTGGTCTTCGGCGCGGGGACCATGGCCGCCTCCTCGGTGCGGCACCTGCGATCGAAAGGCGCGGGCAAGCTGTTCATCAGCAACCGCAGCCTGGATAAAGGCCAGGCCCTCGCCGCCGAACTCGGCGGCGAGCCCGTCACTCTCGCGGAAGGATTCGAACGGCTGGACCAGGCGGACATCGCGGTGTTCTCGACGGGCTCCGACCGCTATCTGCTCGACGGGGAGGCCGCGCAGGCCCTGTCGCGCCGCCGCGGCGGCCGGTCGCTGTTCATCATCGACATCGCGATGCCGCGCAACGTGGCCCCCGAGGTCGCGAAGGCCGAGGGCGTGTACCTGTACGACATCGACGACCTCAAGGCCGTCGTGCAGAAGAGCCTGGCCAAGCGCGAGGCCGACATGGCCCACGCCGCGGAGATCGTGGGCGCCGAGAGCGCCGACTGCTGGAGCCGGCTGAACTTCCCGGTACCCGCCCCCGCGCGCGAAGCCGTCGCCGCCTAGGGCCGCGACACTTTCAAGGTTCCGCCCTCGTCTAATCGATCGAGGGCCTTTCGGGCCCGGGGGGTAGTTCAGATGAAGCGGATCATGTCGATGGCGTTGGCCGGGGCTCTCCTGCTGCCGGCGGCTTTGCGCGCGCAGGACGGGCCTGAAGGCAGGCCCGGGCCGCAGGGCGGGAAGGAATCCTTCAAGGAGCGCATGAAGGAGAAGTTCGACGTCACCGACGAGCAGGAGGCCAAGCTCAAGGCCGCCAAGCGGGCCCGCCGCGACGCCGACGCCGCGATCCACGCGGACATCCAGGCGG
Proteins encoded:
- a CDS encoding glutamyl-tRNA reductase, whose protein sequence is MMNEWMVVGLNHSTAPVEIREAISPKPEEAGRINAVISEATGQKGVVVLSTCSRFEIYFQPDKDGEQAVAAWLNLRAGRDIGEMLFTRRGAEAVGHLFRVAAGLDSWIMGETEILGQCKSAYQGACAEKTANRFGHLSFQRALMVGKKVRNETRIVGGIASIGGAAAMMARSIFSDLKERVVVVFGAGTMAASSVRHLRSKGAGKLFISNRSLDKGQALAAELGGEPVTLAEGFERLDQADIAVFSTGSDRYLLDGEAAQALSRRRGGRSLFIIDIAMPRNVAPEVAKAEGVYLYDIDDLKAVVQKSLAKREADMAHAAEIVGAESADCWSRLNFPVPAPAREAVAA